The Winogradskyella schleiferi genome has a window encoding:
- a CDS encoding DUF1801 domain-containing protein, producing MTSEATTPEDYIAQLPEERKAPIIKLNDLIKKHMPKGLEAGMGYGMLAYYVPKSIYPDGYHCKPFPPLPFINLASQKNFIALYHSGMYAKKELHDWFVAEYPKHCKYKLDMGKSCVRFKKMDDIPYDLIKELMGKMSVEEWIDIYENAIKK from the coding sequence ATGACATCAGAAGCAACAACACCAGAGGACTATATTGCACAACTTCCCGAAGAGAGAAAGGCACCAATAATCAAATTAAATGATCTCATTAAAAAACACATGCCTAAAGGTCTAGAAGCTGGAATGGGTTACGGAATGCTAGCTTACTATGTTCCTAAATCCATTTATCCAGATGGTTATCATTGTAAACCGTTTCCACCTTTGCCTTTTATAAATCTAGCATCTCAAAAAAACTTTATCGCCCTTTATCATTCTGGTATGTACGCAAAAAAAGAATTGCACGATTGGTTTGTTGCCGAATACCCAAAGCACTGTAAATACAAGTTAGACATGGGGAAAAGTTGTGTGCGATTTAAAAAAATGGATGATATTCCTTATGATTTAATCAAAGAATTAATGGGAAAAATGTCCGTGGAAGAGTGGATTGACATTTATGAAAATGCTATTAAGAAATAA
- a CDS encoding YtxH domain-containing protein, with translation MSDDTKDLGDDLNDMLDDAKDSARKAGDKISQKANEFSDDAKDFSRDAKKAADDFSNDAKEVFSDGKNVAIIAHITIIGWIIALVMNSSNKTEFGSFYIRQMLGLCLIGIALGWIPIIGFIVGLVLIVAWIMSLIAALGGEMKPTFLLGKQFQDWFKAL, from the coding sequence ATGTCAGATGATACTAAAGATTTAGGCGACGATCTTAACGATATGTTAGACGATGCCAAGGATAGCGCAAGAAAGGCTGGTGATAAAATTAGCCAAAAAGCAAATGAATTTTCAGACGATGCTAAAGACTTTAGTCGTGATGCTAAAAAAGCGGCTGATGATTTTAGCAACGACGCCAAAGAAGTATTCAGTGATGGTAAAAACGTAGCCATCATTGCTCACATTACTATTATTGGATGGATTATTGCTCTTGTAATGAATAGCAGTAACAAAACCGAGTTTGGTTCTTTTTATATAAGACAGATGCTTGGACTCTGTCTTATTGGTATAGCTTTAGGCTGGATTCCTATTATAGGTTTTATTGTGGGTCTGGTATTAATCGTAGCTTGGATTATGAGCTTAATTGCTGCACTTGGTGGCGAGATGAAACCAACTTTTTTACTTGGCAAACAGTTCCAAGACTGGTTCAAAGCTTTATAA
- a CDS encoding GNAT family N-acyltransferase, which translates to MGKSSETGLVTAKEVAKAINADKYGFLGTFFGWTLMKVLKITTLNKMYQKRKHLPGPEFLDTILDDFQIKFEIPEEDMKRLPKEGPYITISNHPLGGIDGVLLLKLMLEQRSDFKIIANFLLHRIEPIKPYIMPVNPFEERKDVKSNITGFKNAIMHLREGHPLGVFPAGEVSTYRDGKLMVDKEWEAAAMKLIQKAEVPVVPIYFHAKNSRLFYRLSKVNDTLRTAKLPSELLTQKRRVIKVRVGKAISLKDQNEHPSLKEFSEFLRRKTYMLSNTFEDKPKILDNIQSQLKVAKMPKRIVTPIAPKIMIAELDKLRVSDFRLLESKNYEVFLAPPKHIPNILREIGRLREITFREVGEGTNEAIDLDKFDTYYHHMFLWDNEKNVIAGAYRMGIGSQIFERFGINGFYLQDLFRFEPELHKMMSQSIEMGRAFIIKEYQQKPMPLFLLWKGIVHTTLRYPEHKYLIGGVSISNQFSNFSKSLMIEFMKSHYYDPYVAQYVHPKKEFKVKLKDADKEFVFDETEADLNKFDKIIDEVEPGALRLPVLLKKYIKQNAKLVAFNVDPLFNNAVDGLMYIKIADLPESTVRPVMEEFQAELERKFMDNNDDK; encoded by the coding sequence ATGGGTAAATCGTCTGAAACTGGTTTGGTAACCGCAAAAGAAGTCGCGAAGGCAATTAATGCTGATAAGTATGGCTTTTTGGGTACTTTTTTTGGCTGGACATTAATGAAAGTGCTTAAGATAACGACCTTAAACAAAATGTACCAAAAAAGGAAACATCTTCCTGGCCCAGAATTCTTAGATACCATTTTGGATGATTTTCAGATTAAGTTCGAAATTCCAGAAGAAGACATGAAACGTCTGCCTAAAGAAGGGCCTTACATCACTATTTCAAATCATCCGCTTGGTGGAATTGATGGTGTGCTATTGTTGAAATTAATGTTAGAACAACGTAGTGATTTTAAGATTATCGCTAATTTTTTATTGCATCGTATTGAACCTATAAAACCCTATATCATGCCCGTAAACCCTTTTGAAGAACGAAAGGATGTTAAAAGTAATATTACGGGTTTTAAGAATGCCATTATGCATTTAAGGGAAGGGCATCCCTTAGGTGTATTTCCGGCAGGAGAGGTTTCTACTTATAGAGATGGAAAATTGATGGTTGACAAAGAGTGGGAAGCAGCCGCAATGAAATTGATTCAGAAAGCTGAAGTGCCTGTTGTGCCTATTTATTTTCATGCTAAAAATAGTCGCTTATTTTATAGACTTTCCAAAGTCAACGATACATTGAGAACGGCAAAACTGCCTTCAGAATTATTGACACAAAAGCGACGTGTGATTAAAGTGAGAGTAGGTAAGGCCATTTCTTTAAAAGACCAAAATGAACATCCAAGTCTTAAAGAGTTTTCAGAATTTTTGAGACGAAAAACCTATATGTTGTCTAACACTTTTGAAGACAAACCTAAGATTTTAGATAATATTCAATCCCAATTAAAAGTGGCAAAAATGCCTAAACGCATTGTGACGCCAATAGCGCCAAAAATTATGATTGCTGAGTTGGACAAGCTTAGGGTAAGTGACTTCAGGCTTTTGGAAAGTAAAAATTACGAAGTGTTTTTAGCACCACCAAAACACATTCCAAATATCTTGAGGGAAATAGGAAGACTTAGGGAAATCACTTTTAGGGAAGTAGGAGAAGGGACGAATGAAGCTATTGATTTGGATAAATTTGATACGTATTACCATCATATGTTTTTATGGGATAATGAAAAAAATGTCATTGCAGGCGCTTATAGGATGGGTATAGGTTCGCAAATTTTTGAACGTTTTGGTATCAATGGATTTTATTTACAGGATTTGTTTCGTTTTGAGCCTGAATTACATAAAATGATGAGCCAATCCATAGAAATGGGCCGTGCGTTTATCATAAAGGAATACCAACAAAAACCAATGCCTTTATTTCTACTTTGGAAAGGTATTGTGCACACCACTTTGCGTTATCCAGAACACAAATATTTAATTGGAGGCGTCAGTATAAGCAATCAGTTTTCTAACTTTTCTAAAAGTTTGATGATTGAGTTTATGAAATCCCATTATTATGATCCTTATGTGGCGCAATATGTACATCCAAAAAAGGAATTCAAGGTAAAACTTAAAGATGCCGATAAAGAATTTGTCTTTGATGAAACTGAAGCTGATTTAAACAAATTTGACAAGATAATTGATGAGGTAGAACCAGGCGCATTACGACTGCCTGTTTTGCTTAAAAAGTATATTAAACAAAATGCTAAACTCGTAGCATTTAACGTGGATCCGTTATTTAATAATGCGGTTGATGGTTTAATGTATATTAAAATTGCGGACTTACCAGAAAGTACGGTTAGGCCTGTAATGGAAGAATTTCAGGCAGAATTGGAACGTAAGTTTATGGATAATAATGATGATAAATAA
- a CDS encoding aspartate kinase, whose translation MRVYKFGGASVKDANGVKNLAKVLQSTGYDNTLVVISAMGKTTNRMELVIKNYFENKEELPSAIHEVIKYHNAILVELFEHKRHQVFADIKTLFDELNAFFKSNKSPDYNYVYDQTIGFGELISTTIISHYLNEIGLKNKWVDVREFIKTDNYYRNSNVNWEATQANISANLDTNILNITQGFLGSDANNFTTTLGREGSDYTAAIFAYCLNANSVTIWKDVPGVLNADPRYFENAQLLHQISYREAIELAFYGASVIHPKTLQPLQRKEIPLYVKSFLNPEEAGTRVSKGKALEPEIPCFIVKKNQILISLSSLDFSYIMEENISDIFSLLHLYKMKVDVIQNSAISFSVCIDNLYDNLEKLLQHLKAKFKVTCHENVSLYTIRHYNDSAIQELEKDKSLLLKQLTQGTVQIVTK comes from the coding sequence ATGCGCGTTTATAAATTTGGTGGCGCATCGGTAAAAGATGCAAATGGTGTGAAAAACTTAGCAAAAGTTTTGCAATCTACAGGTTACGATAACACATTGGTTGTGATTTCCGCCATGGGAAAAACAACGAACAGAATGGAATTGGTTATCAAAAATTATTTTGAAAACAAGGAAGAATTACCAAGTGCTATTCACGAAGTCATTAAATACCATAACGCTATTTTAGTCGAATTGTTTGAACATAAAAGGCATCAAGTTTTTGCGGATATAAAAACACTTTTTGATGAATTGAACGCCTTTTTTAAAAGCAACAAATCTCCAGATTATAACTATGTCTATGATCAGACTATTGGTTTTGGAGAATTAATCTCCACCACCATAATCAGCCATTATCTCAATGAAATTGGTTTGAAAAATAAGTGGGTCGATGTTAGGGAGTTTATAAAAACAGATAATTATTACAGAAATTCTAATGTAAATTGGGAAGCAACGCAAGCGAATATTTCTGCTAATTTAGATACCAATATCTTGAATATTACACAGGGATTTTTAGGAAGTGATGCCAATAATTTTACCACAACATTGGGCAGGGAAGGTAGTGATTATACAGCGGCAATTTTTGCCTATTGTTTAAATGCCAATAGCGTAACGATTTGGAAAGATGTTCCAGGGGTTTTAAATGCAGATCCACGTTACTTTGAAAATGCTCAGTTATTACATCAAATTTCTTACAGAGAAGCTATTGAGTTAGCATTTTATGGTGCTTCCGTCATTCATCCTAAAACGCTTCAACCCTTACAAAGAAAGGAAATCCCTTTATATGTGAAATCGTTTTTGAATCCAGAAGAAGCAGGTACTCGTGTAAGCAAAGGAAAAGCCTTGGAGCCAGAAATCCCTTGTTTTATTGTTAAGAAAAATCAGATTTTAATTTCGTTGTCATCATTAGATTTTTCATACATTATGGAAGAAAATATCAGTGATATTTTTAGCTTGTTGCACTTGTATAAAATGAAGGTGGATGTCATTCAAAATTCAGCGATTAGTTTTTCTGTGTGCATCGATAATTTATATGATAATTTAGAAAAATTACTGCAACATTTAAAAGCAAAATTCAAGGTGACCTGTCATGAAAATGTCAGTTTATACACTATTAGACATTATAATGATAGTGCTATACAAGAGCTTGAAAAAGATAAAAGCTTATTATTGAAGCAATTAACACAGGGAACGGTACAAATTGTAACTAAATAA
- a CDS encoding VOC family protein: MKKRVTGIGGLFFKTKDPKAAKDWYKKHLGFNTDNYGCTFWWKDKEGNDSSTQWSPFAGETKYFEPSKKDFMFNYRVENLKELLATLKEEGVTIVGDMEEYDYGKFGWILDNDGNKIELWEPIDSAFQ, encoded by the coding sequence ATGAAAAAAAGAGTCACAGGAATTGGTGGGTTATTCTTTAAAACCAAAGACCCAAAAGCAGCAAAAGATTGGTATAAAAAACATTTAGGATTTAATACGGACAATTATGGTTGCACCTTTTGGTGGAAAGACAAAGAAGGAAACGATTCCTCTACCCAATGGAGTCCGTTTGCCGGAGAGACCAAATATTTCGAGCCTTCTAAAAAAGACTTTATGTTTAACTATAGAGTTGAAAACCTCAAGGAATTGCTGGCAACCTTGAAAGAAGAAGGTGTAACCATTGTAGGAGATATGGAAGAATACGATTATGGTAAATTTGGTTGGATACTTGATAACGATGGTAATAAGATAGAACTTTGGGAACCTATAGATAGTGCTTTTCAATAA
- a CDS encoding phytoene desaturase family protein codes for MTVSQNKNTQTTYDTIIVGAGVGGLSAAICLARAGQKVLVLEQHDVPGGWCHSFYLNGYRFTPGVHYVGLLEQGQSTSELYEGLGIANDIAFYRMNPKGFEHCWIANERFDYPANFEDFKTALIERFPHEKKGIIKYLTLVKNVGRQLQLIPKVRGLWQQITIPFRTKHMGKYAPFSLKRVINWHVKDPLLQSILNVQFGDHGLPPSQASFVMHAAIMDHYSSGGFYPMGGGGAIVKAMTNKIKEFDGKVQTSTSVKRVLIEGDKKKKAVGVELESGEQIFADRVVSNADPGITYFNLIGKENLSNKLLKKLNKTKYSCTSIMLFLTVDMDIKKAGLDSGNIWLLSNTDYDAIYDDMQNKDILEGEEFSGMFISCTTLKDPISFDGRYHTLEVITYINYDSFAAFKDEKEERSEAYLEFKEQIIQKFLRSLEKVVPGITASIVHKELGTPITNEFYINSTDGNVYGTEKSLRHIGPFAYKMKSEIENFYLCGASTVSHGVAGASYSGAQTAAAILGCRQDDLIKPDENQHLRIFDAEDDTNYPDWMQKKIELKKAKLASKDVFAEADK; via the coding sequence ATGACCGTTTCACAAAATAAAAATACACAAACTACCTACGACACCATTATTGTTGGTGCAGGAGTTGGTGGATTATCCGCAGCCATATGCCTTGCCAGAGCAGGACAAAAAGTTTTGGTACTAGAGCAACACGATGTTCCTGGAGGTTGGTGCCATAGTTTTTATCTCAATGGCTATAGGTTTACACCAGGCGTACATTATGTTGGTTTATTGGAACAAGGACAATCTACAAGTGAACTTTATGAAGGGTTGGGAATTGCCAACGATATTGCTTTTTACAGAATGAATCCCAAAGGATTTGAACATTGCTGGATAGCAAACGAACGCTTCGATTATCCTGCAAATTTTGAAGATTTTAAAACCGCATTAATCGAACGTTTTCCTCATGAGAAAAAAGGGATTATCAAATATTTGACCTTAGTTAAAAACGTTGGACGGCAGTTACAGCTCATTCCAAAAGTAAGAGGACTTTGGCAACAAATAACTATTCCTTTTCGAACCAAACACATGGGTAAATATGCACCATTTAGCTTAAAACGTGTAATCAATTGGCATGTAAAAGATCCCTTGTTGCAGAGTATTCTAAATGTTCAGTTTGGTGATCATGGATTACCACCTTCCCAGGCCAGTTTTGTAATGCATGCTGCCATTATGGATCATTATTCTTCTGGTGGATTTTACCCCATGGGAGGAGGTGGTGCTATTGTAAAAGCCATGACCAATAAGATCAAAGAGTTCGATGGAAAAGTACAAACGAGTACATCTGTAAAGCGGGTTTTAATAGAAGGCGATAAAAAGAAAAAAGCGGTTGGAGTAGAACTAGAATCTGGCGAACAAATTTTTGCAGATCGAGTGGTCTCTAATGCTGATCCTGGGATTACCTATTTCAACCTCATCGGAAAAGAAAATCTAAGTAATAAACTACTTAAAAAACTGAATAAAACCAAGTATTCCTGCACCTCAATAATGCTGTTTTTAACGGTTGATATGGATATAAAAAAAGCCGGTTTAGACTCAGGAAACATCTGGCTATTGTCCAATACGGATTACGATGCTATTTATGATGATATGCAAAACAAGGATATTCTGGAAGGCGAAGAATTTTCGGGCATGTTTATCAGTTGCACAACCTTGAAAGATCCTATAAGTTTTGATGGCAGATATCACACCTTGGAAGTCATCACCTATATTAATTACGACAGTTTTGCTGCTTTTAAAGATGAAAAAGAAGAACGATCGGAAGCTTACTTAGAATTTAAGGAACAAATTATTCAAAAGTTTTTAAGAAGTTTGGAAAAAGTGGTTCCAGGAATTACAGCAAGTATTGTGCATAAAGAATTGGGCACACCAATAACCAATGAATTTTACATTAATTCCACAGACGGCAATGTTTACGGGACCGAAAAAAGTCTGAGACATATTGGGCCTTTTGCTTATAAAATGAAAAGCGAAATAGAAAATTTCTATTTGTGTGGTGCGAGTACGGTATCGCATGGAGTCGCTGGCGCAAGTTATTCTGGAGCACAAACTGCTGCTGCCATTTTAGGATGCAGACAGGACGATTTAATTAAACCAGACGAGAATCAACATTTACGCATTTTTGATGCTGAAGATGATACCAATTATCCGGATTGGATGCAAAAGAAAATCGAACTTAAAAAAGCCAAACTCGCTTCTAAGGATGTTTTTGCTGAGGCGGATAAATAA
- a CDS encoding response regulator transcription factor produces the protein MKKTILVFGLLVLALLLLFQFSKYTIISGNMQIEYMMSIIAIAFLGIGLFINKTTQKKYPVSNQKIDLKKVEELGLSKREYEVLKEVSLGLSNHEIAEKLYVSESTIKTHVSNLLVKLNAKRRTQAIQISKSLNII, from the coding sequence ATGAAAAAAACCATTCTTGTTTTTGGATTGTTAGTTTTAGCACTTTTACTATTATTTCAATTTAGTAAATACACCATAATAAGTGGAAATATGCAAATTGAATATATGATGTCCATAATTGCCATTGCATTCCTAGGCATTGGGCTATTCATAAATAAAACAACTCAGAAAAAATATCCTGTTTCTAATCAGAAAATCGACTTAAAAAAAGTCGAAGAATTAGGCTTAAGTAAACGTGAATATGAAGTACTAAAGGAAGTTTCACTTGGATTATCAAATCATGAGATCGCTGAAAAATTATACGTATCAGAAAGTACCATAAAAACCCATGTTTCGAATCTTTTAGTAAAGCTAAATGCGAAGCGACGCACGCAAGCCATTCAAATTTCAAAAAGTCTAAATATCATTTAA
- a CDS encoding cupin domain-containing protein — protein sequence MKPINITEKFTKFSKNWHPHQIAVVDDMQVILAKLKGEFVWHSHDHEDELFQVIKGTLYMQFRDRTEVINEGEIIVVPKGVEHNPTTKNDEEVHVLLFEKLSTAHTGDVDHELTQTAYPKI from the coding sequence ATGAAACCCATTAACATCACAGAAAAATTTACCAAATTCAGCAAAAACTGGCATCCACATCAAATCGCTGTGGTTGACGATATGCAAGTGATTTTGGCTAAATTAAAAGGGGAATTTGTCTGGCATAGCCATGATCATGAAGATGAATTATTTCAAGTTATAAAAGGCACTTTATATATGCAATTTAGAGATAGAACTGAAGTTATAAATGAAGGCGAGATAATCGTAGTTCCAAAAGGTGTAGAACACAATCCAACAACAAAAAATGATGAAGAAGTTCACGTACTCTTATTTGAAAAATTGAGCACAGCCCATACAGGAGATGTTGATCATGAATTAACACAAACGGCATATCCTAAGATATAA
- the fbp gene encoding class 1 fructose-bisphosphatase, whose amino-acid sequence MSKRNQTLGEFIIENQTSFKYSSGELSRLINSIRLAAKVVNHEVNKAGLVDIIGAAGDTNIQGEDQQKLDVYANEKFIQTMTKRNIVCGIASEEEDDFVAINSQDENHQNKYVVLIDPLDGSSNIDVNVSVGTIFSIYRRVTPVGTPVTLEDFLQKGSQQVAAGYVVYGTSTMLVYTTGDGVNGFTLNPAIGTFYLSHPNMQFPENGNIYSVNEGNYIHFPVGIKKYIKYCQEEEGDRPYTSRYIGSLVSDFHRNMIKGGIYMYPKSSKNSNGKLRLLYECNPMAFLAEQANGKASDGYTRIMDIVPTELHERAPFICGSKKMVEKAEEFMRDNKG is encoded by the coding sequence ATGTCCAAAAGAAATCAGACCTTAGGGGAATTTATAATTGAAAATCAAACCTCGTTTAAATATTCCTCTGGAGAACTTTCCAGACTCATCAATTCCATTCGTTTAGCTGCAAAAGTCGTCAATCACGAAGTCAACAAAGCTGGCTTAGTGGATATTATTGGTGCTGCAGGAGATACTAATATTCAAGGTGAAGATCAGCAAAAATTGGATGTTTATGCCAACGAGAAATTCATCCAAACCATGACCAAGAGAAATATTGTTTGTGGTATAGCAAGTGAAGAGGAAGATGATTTTGTGGCTATTAATAGTCAAGATGAAAATCATCAGAATAAATATGTAGTTTTAATTGACCCATTGGATGGCTCATCTAACATTGATGTAAATGTATCTGTAGGAACCATTTTTTCAATTTACAGACGTGTGACTCCTGTAGGTACACCTGTAACACTTGAAGATTTTTTACAGAAAGGAAGTCAACAAGTTGCCGCTGGTTATGTGGTTTATGGCACTTCAACGATGTTGGTTTATACCACAGGAGATGGTGTTAATGGCTTTACTTTAAATCCAGCAATCGGTACGTTCTATTTATCGCATCCGAATATGCAATTCCCAGAAAATGGCAACATCTATTCGGTTAATGAAGGTAATTATATTCACTTTCCCGTAGGCATTAAAAAATATATTAAATATTGCCAAGAAGAGGAAGGCGACAGACCTTATACATCGCGATATATTGGATCCTTAGTTTCGGATTTTCATAGAAACATGATTAAAGGCGGTATTTATATGTATCCTAAAAGTTCTAAGAATTCCAATGGAAAACTGCGTTTGTTGTACGAATGTAATCCTATGGCTTTTTTGGCTGAGCAAGCCAATGGTAAAGCCAGTGATGGATACACCAGAATAATGGATATAGTGCCTACCGAATTGCACGAACGCGCACCTTTCATTTGCGGCAGTAAAAAGATGGTGGAAAAGGCGGAAGAGTTTATGCGTGATAATAAAGGTTAA
- a CDS encoding 2-hydroxyacid dehydrogenase → MKILHLDSNHPLLINQLNDLGFTNHEDYSSSKSEIEAKIGDYDGLIIRSRFSIDKSFLDAAKNLKFIGRVGAGLENIDCDYAKRKGIHLISAPEGNRNAVGEHTLGMLLSLFNKLNKADREVRQGKWLREDNRGLELDGKTVGLIGYGNMGKAFAKKLRGFDVEVLCHDIKTDLGDANAKQVILEELKAKADVLSLHTPQTKLTLNMVNSDFISGFKKPFWLINTARGKSVVTEDLVSALKTGKILGAGLDVLEYEKKSFENLFNKSNKNEDMPEAFQYLIKSENVLLTPHVAGWTFESNIKLAQTIVDKIETFSKSLH, encoded by the coding sequence ATGAAAATACTACACCTAGATTCAAATCACCCACTACTCATAAATCAACTCAATGATTTAGGATTTACCAATCACGAAGATTACTCGTCTTCAAAATCTGAAATCGAAGCTAAAATTGGAGATTATGATGGATTAATTATCCGAAGTCGATTCTCCATAGACAAATCCTTTTTAGATGCTGCCAAAAATCTCAAATTTATAGGTCGTGTTGGTGCTGGCTTGGAAAATATAGATTGTGATTATGCCAAAAGAAAAGGTATACATCTTATTTCTGCACCAGAAGGCAACCGAAATGCGGTAGGCGAACACACTTTAGGTATGTTGTTGTCACTTTTCAATAAACTCAATAAAGCCGATAGAGAAGTTAGACAAGGCAAATGGTTAAGAGAAGACAACAGAGGATTGGAATTAGACGGCAAAACCGTTGGTCTTATTGGTTATGGCAATATGGGAAAGGCCTTCGCAAAAAAATTAAGAGGGTTTGATGTAGAAGTCTTATGCCATGATATAAAAACAGATTTAGGAGATGCTAATGCCAAACAAGTCATTCTTGAAGAGTTAAAAGCCAAAGCAGATGTTTTAAGTTTGCACACACCACAAACAAAACTAACCTTAAACATGGTCAATTCAGACTTTATAAGCGGTTTTAAAAAACCCTTTTGGTTGATTAATACGGCTCGTGGCAAAAGCGTAGTTACAGAGGATTTGGTTTCCGCATTAAAAACCGGGAAAATTTTAGGAGCAGGACTCGATGTTTTAGAATATGAAAAAAAGTCTTTTGAAAATTTGTTTAATAAATCAAATAAGAATGAAGACATGCCTGAAGCCTTTCAATATTTAATAAAATCAGAAAACGTTTTGCTTACACCTCATGTTGCTGGTTGGACTTTTGAAAGCAACATTAAACTGGCCCAAACAATTGTTGATAAAATTGAAACCTTTTCCAAGTCTTTACACTAA
- a CDS encoding GNAT family N-acetyltransferase has product MNQPRLANKLDMPRVLELIQELATFEKESDAVEISVSDLENDGFGSKPKFTCFVLEVDSIIEGIALVYPRYSTWKGEVLHLEDLIVSAKYRGKGLGTELLDTVIKHAKSLGVKRVSWEVLDWNEPAIKFYESKGANVMRDWNVVQLDENGIVNYINQL; this is encoded by the coding sequence ATGAACCAACCAAGATTAGCCAACAAACTAGATATGCCAAGGGTTTTAGAACTCATTCAAGAACTGGCAACCTTCGAAAAAGAATCTGATGCCGTAGAAATAAGCGTTTCTGATTTAGAAAATGATGGTTTTGGCAGCAAGCCAAAATTCACCTGTTTTGTTTTAGAAGTAGATAGCATCATTGAAGGTATCGCTCTAGTGTATCCAAGATATTCCACTTGGAAAGGCGAAGTTTTACATTTAGAAGATCTTATTGTCAGTGCAAAATACCGAGGTAAAGGCTTAGGAACAGAGCTACTGGATACGGTCATCAAACACGCCAAATCATTAGGTGTAAAACGCGTAAGTTGGGAAGTTTTGGATTGGAATGAACCAGCGATAAAATTTTATGAAAGCAAAGGCGCAAATGTGATGCGCGACTGGAATGTAGTACAATTGGATGAAAATGGAATTGTTAATTATATAAACCAATTATAA
- a CDS encoding TerB family tellurite resistance protein: MSFSNLFDSGFKRRNEDHFASIVRVAMSDGVITDNEKAFLERLATRLDISDHDFKEILKNYNKHPVNAPHSYDNRLERLYDLARMVWADDIEGPNQHWLLEKLCVGLGFHSQNVKYIADKALALAYDKVDADTFIEEMKNMNK; the protein is encoded by the coding sequence ATGTCATTTTCAAATTTATTTGATAGCGGATTCAAAAGACGTAATGAAGATCATTTTGCGTCCATAGTTAGAGTTGCTATGAGTGATGGTGTAATTACCGATAATGAAAAAGCGTTTTTAGAACGTTTAGCAACACGCTTGGATATTTCAGATCACGATTTCAAAGAAATATTAAAGAATTACAATAAGCATCCCGTTAATGCTCCACATTCTTATGATAATCGCTTAGAGCGTTTGTACGACTTAGCTCGTATGGTTTGGGCAGATGATATTGAAGGACCAAATCAGCATTGGTTATTGGAAAAACTTTGTGTTGGCTTAGGATTCCACTCTCAAAACGTAAAATATATTGCAGATAAAGCCTTAGCACTGGCCTATGATAAAGTAGATGCCGATACATTTATTGAAGAAATGAAAAATATGAATAAGTAG
- a CDS encoding DUF4199 domain-containing protein translates to MKNTVIKYGLYALLSGFVLFGLPFLFGMGVNFEYGELIGYTSMVLSLLFVHFGIKHYRDKVNDGKVSLGKAIGIGMLIALFSAIGVAVFDYTYTTQINPDFAKEYLAYSLNKMEANLSPEEFKSESANLIQQMKDYGSPSLMAFMMFTTVMILGFIISLISGLILQRKN, encoded by the coding sequence ATGAAGAACACAGTAATTAAATACGGCCTCTATGCATTATTAAGTGGGTTTGTACTATTTGGATTACCATTTCTATTTGGAATGGGAGTTAACTTTGAATACGGAGAGCTTATAGGTTACACCTCTATGGTGCTCTCTTTGTTATTTGTCCATTTCGGAATTAAACACTATCGTGATAAAGTAAATGATGGCAAGGTGTCTTTAGGAAAGGCTATCGGAATTGGCATGTTAATCGCTTTATTTTCAGCCATTGGAGTAGCTGTTTTTGATTATACATATACAACTCAAATAAATCCCGATTTTGCAAAGGAGTACCTCGCATATTCCTTAAATAAAATGGAAGCGAATTTATCACCAGAAGAATTTAAAAGTGAAAGTGCCAACTTAATTCAACAGATGAAAGATTATGGCAGTCCTAGTCTTATGGCATTTATGATGTTTACAACAGTTATGATTTTAGGATTTATCATATCTTTAATCTCAGGCTTAATTTTACAACGAAAAAACTAA